From the Betaproteobacteria bacterium genome, one window contains:
- a CDS encoding ATP-binding protein: protein MLNEQTLNQLRALRLDGMVAALSDAATHITASELPFEQRLALLVQREVDWRDSKRLERLLKAARLKVSSACLEDIDWRASRGLSREVITSLAGGDWLRHGHNVLLTGATGCGKTWLACALGQQAARLGFSVLYTRAPRLLQELHVAHGDGSLGKRLAQLARLDLLILDDFGIAPIAAHERNDLLELLDDRVGTRSTLITSQLPVTAWHAWLDEPTLADAILDRIVHGSHKIALKGESMRKLTKAV from the coding sequence ATGCTCAACGAACAGACCTTGAACCAACTGCGCGCCCTGCGCCTGGACGGCATGGTGGCCGCCCTCAGCGACGCGGCCACCCACATCACGGCCAGCGAGCTGCCCTTTGAACAACGCCTGGCGCTGCTGGTGCAGCGCGAGGTGGACTGGCGTGACAGCAAGCGCCTGGAGCGCCTGTTGAAGGCGGCCCGCCTGAAGGTCTCCAGTGCCTGCCTGGAGGACATCGACTGGCGCGCCAGCCGGGGCCTGAGCCGAGAGGTCATCACCAGCCTGGCCGGCGGGGACTGGCTGCGCCATGGCCACAACGTGCTGCTCACCGGCGCCACCGGGTGCGGCAAGACGTGGCTCGCCTGCGCACTGGGGCAGCAGGCCGCGCGCCTGGGCTTCTCGGTGCTCTACACCCGCGCGCCACGGCTGCTGCAGGAGCTGCACGTGGCCCACGGCGATGGCAGCCTGGGCAAACGGCTGGCGCAACTGGCGCGGCTGGACCTGCTCATCCTGGACGACTTCGGCATCGCGCCGATTGCCGCGCACGAGCGAAACGACCTGCTGGAATTGCTGGACGACCGGGTGGGCACGCGCTCGACGCTCATCACCAGCCAGTTGCCGGTGACGGCCTGGCACGCCTGGCTGGACGAGCCCACGCTGGCCGACGCCATCCTGGACCGCATCGTGCACGGCTCGCACAAGATAGCCCTCAAGGGCGAGTCGATGCGCAAGCTCACCAAGGCCGTCTGA
- a CDS encoding IS21 family transposase produces MPTPRVTMSKLRHTLQLLHRGALSTRQIGAALGISKSTVSEIASYARVAGVDWALAQSLNDDELQARLYKPPVARESRHLEPDHAHIHRELRRPGVTLQLLWEEYQQQHSGQAYKYSAFCEKYKAWARRLQRSMRQTHTGGDKLFVDYAGQTVPVVDADTGEIRQAQVFVAVLGASNYTYACATASQKATDWVASIISALEFIGGVPRLLVPDQPRALMARPDRYEPTAHRLLEELCAHYSLAVMPARPAKPRDKPKVEVAVQVVERWILARLRHQTFFSLAELNRAIAALLVDLNQRAFKKLPGNRTSAFAEFDRPALRPLPPVRMPIARFKPARVNIDYHVELDGHYYSVPHALVGEPVELRITAGTLEVLHGSKRVAAHALNPRRGAHTTTPEHMPASHRAHLQWTPAKLIAWGERVGAATAAVVRWQMEHRQHPEQGYRSCLGLMRLGREYGADRLEAACARAQSIRSPSYKSIASILGCGLDQRPLDAPMAAQANLPLHENVRGPGYYH; encoded by the coding sequence ATGCCCACACCCAGGGTCACCATGAGCAAACTACGACACACACTGCAACTGCTGCACCGCGGGGCCTTGAGCACCCGTCAAATCGGTGCCGCCCTCGGCATCTCCAAATCCACTGTCAGCGAGATAGCCAGCTACGCGCGCGTGGCCGGCGTGGACTGGGCACTGGCCCAGAGCCTGAACGACGACGAACTCCAGGCCCGGCTCTACAAGCCACCCGTGGCGCGCGAGTCCCGGCACCTTGAACCCGACCACGCCCACATCCACCGCGAACTGCGCCGACCTGGCGTGACGCTGCAGTTGCTTTGGGAGGAATACCAGCAACAGCACAGCGGGCAGGCGTACAAGTACAGCGCCTTCTGCGAGAAGTACAAGGCCTGGGCCCGGCGCCTGCAGCGCTCCATGCGCCAGACCCACACGGGCGGTGACAAGCTCTTTGTGGACTACGCCGGCCAGACCGTTCCCGTGGTGGATGCCGACACTGGCGAGATACGCCAGGCCCAGGTCTTCGTGGCCGTGCTGGGCGCATCGAACTACACCTACGCCTGCGCCACCGCCAGCCAGAAGGCCACCGACTGGGTGGCCAGCATCATTAGCGCGCTGGAGTTCATCGGCGGCGTGCCCCGCCTGCTGGTGCCTGACCAGCCGCGCGCCCTCATGGCCCGACCCGACCGTTACGAGCCCACCGCGCACCGCCTGCTCGAAGAGCTCTGTGCGCACTACAGCCTGGCCGTGATGCCCGCGCGCCCGGCCAAGCCACGCGACAAACCCAAGGTGGAGGTCGCTGTGCAGGTGGTCGAGCGCTGGATTCTGGCCAGGCTGCGCCACCAGACCTTCTTCAGCCTGGCCGAGCTCAACCGGGCGATTGCCGCCTTGCTGGTGGACTTGAACCAGCGCGCGTTCAAGAAGCTGCCGGGCAACCGCACTAGCGCCTTCGCCGAATTCGACCGGCCAGCCCTGCGCCCCCTGCCGCCGGTGCGCATGCCCATCGCGCGCTTCAAACCCGCCCGCGTCAACATCGATTACCACGTTGAGCTCGATGGCCACTACTACTCGGTGCCCCACGCCCTGGTGGGTGAGCCGGTGGAGTTGCGCATCACGGCCGGCACGCTCGAAGTCCTGCACGGCAGCAAACGCGTGGCCGCCCACGCCCTCAATCCCCGACGGGGTGCACACACCACCACGCCCGAGCACATGCCGGCCTCGCACCGGGCGCACCTGCAGTGGACGCCGGCCAAGCTCATCGCCTGGGGTGAGCGCGTGGGCGCGGCCACCGCCGCCGTGGTGCGCTGGCAGATGGAGCACCGCCAGCATCCCGAGCAGGGTTACCGCTCCTGTCTGGGCCTCATGCGCCTGGGCCGTGAGTACGGGGCTGACCGGCTGGAGGCCGCCTGTGCGCGGGCGCAGTCGATTCGCTCACCGTCCTACAAGAGCATCGCCTCCATCCTGGGCTGCGGCCTGGACCAGCGGCCGCTGGATGCGCCGATGGCCGCACAGGCGAACCTGCCGCTGCACGAGAACGTGCGCGGGCCGGGCTACTACCACTGA